The proteins below are encoded in one region of Aquisphaera giovannonii:
- a CDS encoding sugar phosphate isomerase/epimerase family protein produces MMKPTWGSKHVMFASWNARAVGLKLGARESIELAARAGFGGVDLLVRDLDAEGEDPDALRERMDDLGLRGGAWPLPVAWKGDESRFVEDLRSLPRYARLAQRLGLTCTGTWVLPEVAGDVDGRLPVDEQVARTIDMHVERLGAVAAILDDHGQAMGLEIMGPVTARTGRSAPFIGRYRELLDCLRPLAENHANVGVLLDAFHLFASGEARAAYSGWGYERVVWVHVADPVHADRDTLLDTERTLPGITGLADCRCLLLALQHAGFKGPVTVEPLAECEVLRGLKPVDTARSVAASIFAIWPES; encoded by the coding sequence ATGATGAAGCCGACCTGGGGATCCAAGCACGTCATGTTCGCTTCATGGAACGCACGGGCCGTTGGACTGAAACTCGGCGCGCGGGAGTCGATCGAACTGGCGGCCCGGGCCGGGTTCGGCGGCGTCGATCTGCTCGTCCGGGACCTTGACGCAGAGGGCGAAGACCCGGACGCACTCCGGGAACGGATGGACGACCTGGGCCTCCGAGGCGGAGCCTGGCCACTGCCGGTGGCCTGGAAGGGCGACGAATCGCGGTTCGTGGAGGACCTGAGATCGCTCCCCAGGTACGCCCGGCTCGCGCAACGGCTAGGACTCACGTGCACGGGCACGTGGGTCCTCCCCGAAGTCGCCGGTGATGTCGACGGTCGCCTTCCGGTCGACGAGCAAGTCGCGCGCACGATCGATATGCACGTGGAGCGCCTCGGCGCCGTGGCCGCGATCCTCGATGACCACGGTCAGGCCATGGGGCTGGAGATCATGGGTCCCGTCACGGCACGGACGGGTAGGTCAGCCCCGTTCATCGGGCGATATCGGGAGCTGCTGGACTGCCTTCGTCCGCTGGCGGAAAATCACGCGAACGTGGGGGTGCTCCTGGATGCGTTCCATCTCTTCGCATCCGGAGAAGCTCGAGCGGCGTACTCGGGGTGGGGGTATGAACGCGTGGTGTGGGTTCACGTTGCGGATCCGGTCCATGCGGACCGGGATACCCTGCTGGATACGGAGCGCACTCTCCCCGGCATAACCGGCCTGGCCGACTGCCGGTGCCTCCTGCTCGCCCTTCAACACGCTGGATTCAAAGGGCCCGTCACGGTCGAACCGCTCGCCGAATGCGAGGTCCTGCGCGGCTTGAAGCCCGTCGATACGGCAAGAAGCGTCGCGGCCAGCATCTTTGCCATCTGGCCTGAGTCCTGA